The Pseudomonas sp. G2-4 genome window below encodes:
- the tssF gene encoding type VI secretion system baseplate subunit TssF, with product MSDSIDPQLLDYYQRELTWLRHAGSLFAERYPKVARRLELSPGECPDPHVERLLEGFALLAARLQRRLDDDYAEFSDALLEQLYPLAMRPLPSCAIVQFEPDPSKGNLNEGYPLPRDTPLFVTTDKGQSIHFRTSAAVHLWPVEVSEALLLGSDEAQALTGVVQARSALRLNLRCLGESQWSSLGIDHLRVHLAASPMINAWLYDLLGAHAVKVLAGPPGSVPEPLMGLPNIVGFASDEVLLPDEDGVHPGMRLLAEYFAFPDKFGFFDLPLAGATSDGPSLYLYIVFDRAPASRLPLQASDIALGCAPVINLFPRTSEPLRPDGTRSEYRLVADSHRENSVEIHSIRGMRATSSQGVRKVPAYYGSQHGSDQPCYWHARRVSGMSPNRLGTDVMVSLVDTRLDPLAETGDYSLTAELLCTNRHLAQSLPAGTPLGFERPGPVAWARLRNPPSPQSLPRLDGESRWRLVSQLTLNHLSLVEGPQALDALREILELHNLRDEASARRQIEGVSGLGCERVIAHVGEDAWRGWRNGLEVRLQLDPQHFVGSSAVLFSGVLAQFFSLYATANRFVRTALVQSDKEVKTWQPQAGKPLTL from the coding sequence ATGAGCGACTCGATTGACCCGCAACTGCTGGACTATTACCAGCGCGAACTGACCTGGCTGCGGCACGCCGGGAGCCTGTTCGCCGAACGTTACCCCAAGGTTGCCAGGCGTCTGGAGTTGTCCCCCGGTGAATGCCCCGACCCGCACGTCGAGCGCCTTCTAGAAGGCTTCGCGTTGTTGGCCGCGCGCCTGCAGCGCAGGCTCGATGACGATTACGCCGAGTTCAGCGACGCCCTGCTTGAACAGCTTTACCCACTGGCCATGCGCCCGTTGCCATCGTGCGCAATCGTGCAGTTCGAACCCGACCCGAGCAAAGGCAACCTCAACGAGGGCTACCCGCTGCCCCGTGACACCCCGTTGTTCGTCACGACCGACAAGGGCCAGAGCATTCATTTCCGTACCTCGGCTGCCGTGCACTTGTGGCCAGTAGAAGTCAGCGAAGCGTTACTGCTGGGCAGTGACGAGGCCCAGGCGCTGACCGGCGTGGTCCAGGCCCGCTCGGCCTTGCGCCTGAACCTGCGTTGCCTGGGGGAAAGCCAATGGTCGAGCCTGGGCATCGATCATCTGCGGGTGCACTTGGCCGCCTCACCGATGATCAATGCCTGGCTGTACGACTTGCTTGGCGCCCATGCCGTCAAGGTTCTGGCCGGCCCGCCGGGTAGCGTGCCGGAACCGCTGATGGGTTTGCCGAACATCGTCGGTTTCGCCAGTGATGAAGTCTTGTTGCCGGACGAAGACGGTGTACATCCCGGCATGCGCTTGCTAGCGGAGTACTTCGCCTTTCCCGACAAATTCGGCTTTTTCGACCTGCCATTGGCCGGGGCTACCAGCGACGGCCCATCGTTGTACCTGTACATCGTGTTCGACCGCGCGCCCGCCAGCCGCCTGCCGCTCCAGGCCAGCGACATCGCCCTGGGCTGCGCCCCGGTGATCAACCTGTTCCCCAGGACCTCCGAGCCGCTGCGCCCGGACGGCACCCGCAGCGAATACCGCCTGGTGGCCGACAGTCATCGGGAGAACAGTGTCGAGATCCACAGCATCCGAGGCATGCGCGCCACGTCCAGCCAGGGCGTGCGCAAAGTGCCGGCCTACTACGGCAGCCAGCACGGCAGCGACCAGCCGTGCTATTGGCATGCACGACGGGTCAGCGGCATGAGCCCGAACCGGCTGGGCACCGATGTGATGGTCAGCCTGGTGGATACCCGACTCGACCCACTGGCCGAAACCGGGGACTACAGCCTCACGGCGGAACTGTTGTGCACCAACCGACACCTGGCCCAGAGCCTGCCGGCCGGCACCCCGTTGGGGTTCGAGCGTCCCGGGCCCGTGGCCTGGGCCCGCCTGCGCAACCCTCCCAGCCCCCAAAGCCTGCCACGCCTGGACGGTGAGTCGCGCTGGCGGTTGGTGTCGCAATTGACGCTGAACCATTTATCACTGGTCGAAGGTCCCCAGGCGCTGGACGCGCTGCGCGAGATTCTCGAACTGCACAATTTGCGCGACGAGGCCAGCGCCCGTCGCCAGATCGAAGGGGTATCGGGGCTGGGCTGCGAGCGTGTCATCGCCCACGTCGGCGAAGACGCCTGGCGTGGCTGGCGTAACGGGCTGGAAGTGCGCCTGCAACTGGATCCGCAGCATTTCGTCGGCAGCAGCGCCGTACTGTTCTCCGGGGTACTGGCGCAGTTCTTCTCCCTTTATGCCACCGCCAATCGCTTCGTGCGCACAGCGCTGGTTCAGTCCGACAAGGAGGTGAAAACATGGCAACCCCAAGCCGGCAAACCCCTGACGCTCTGA
- a CDS encoding DUF4280 domain-containing protein yields the protein MGCPQVCGTATLQCSFGAAPAVLNVLPVNRLLTGGMPAANIMDHIPLVNITTFGMCQSLANPTVAAATAAALGVLTPMPCIPATATPWIPGGAPTLLLGNMPAIDANSTLMCTWAGVIKIVVPGQVQMLIP from the coding sequence ATGGGATGCCCGCAAGTCTGTGGCACCGCAACTTTGCAATGCAGCTTTGGCGCGGCCCCGGCGGTGCTCAATGTGCTACCGGTCAATCGCTTGCTGACCGGCGGGATGCCGGCGGCGAACATCATGGATCACATCCCACTGGTGAACATCACCACCTTCGGCATGTGCCAGAGCCTGGCGAACCCGACCGTGGCCGCGGCGACTGCGGCAGCGCTGGGCGTACTGACCCCCATGCCGTGCATTCCCGCCACGGCTACCCCATGGATCCCCGGCGGCGCGCCGACCCTGTTGCTGGGCAACATGCCGGCCATCGACGCCAACAGCACCTTGATGTGCACCTGGGCCGGAGTGATCAAGATCGTCGTGCCGGGGCAGGTGCAGATGTTGATTCCCTGA
- the tssH gene encoding type VI secretion system ATPase TssH, with product MELASLIGRLNPDNRRALERAAQRCMQRSHHYVEIEHLLLELLDIEGGDFGCLLPRFGLERDAVAAETNKALDLFKSGSTRTPALSAQTIGLLEDAVVQASVLGLDSIRSGLLLLALLDRDERRSLLLNSASSLLRIPRDALRAHLLEWTESSREHVAGVRAVKPGEAPQKQDPVLDQYTQDLTADARAGRIDPIVGRDGEIRQCIDILLRRRQNNPILVGAPGVGKTAVVEGLALRIAAGDVPPSLQEVTLRVLDLGLLQAGAGVKGEFEQRLKGVIDAVRSAEKPIILFIDEAHTLIGAGGAEGGSDAANLLKPALARGELRTLAATTWLEYKKYFEKDPALARRFQLVQVEEPDELTAVEMLRGVATKLEQHHGVQVLDAAIHEAVKLSHRYISGRQLPDKAISVLDTACARVALGQHDVPPPLESLRHRQNSLKDEVERLRREQATGLDHRERITLLESESTNNVQAIRELETRWGEEREAVRELLDTRRELLALSERADSEKPDTEIDNRIDHLAAELLRLEAGLDAIRQDDPLVPEQVDSKTVAAVIAGWTGIPVGKMLADEAHAVRTLGQRMGQRVMGQSTALNTIAQRLQAYRAGLTDPQKPVGVFLLVGPTGVGKTETAYALADALYGGERNLISINLSEYQEAHTVSQLKGAPPGYVGYGSGGVLTEAVRRKPYSVVLLDEIEKAHPDVLEAFYNVFDKGLMEDGTGLVVDFKNTVMLATSNVGAELLLDTPPAQLGTDAFNEALHKVLLQAFRPAFLARMTVVAYRPLDEATLEGIVLAKLEKLRGRYKAATGKQFEFDAGIVKAVLAKCSAAGARDVENVLMTQVTGKLAEWVLE from the coding sequence ATGGAACTGGCCAGCCTGATCGGGCGCCTCAACCCGGACAACCGTCGCGCCCTGGAACGGGCCGCGCAACGCTGCATGCAGCGCAGCCATCATTACGTGGAAATCGAACACCTGCTGCTGGAGTTGCTGGACATCGAAGGCGGTGACTTCGGCTGCCTGCTGCCGCGCTTCGGCCTGGAACGTGACGCGGTGGCGGCGGAAACCAACAAGGCCCTGGACCTGTTCAAGTCCGGCAGCACCCGCACGCCCGCCCTGTCGGCGCAGACCATCGGCCTGTTGGAAGACGCCGTGGTCCAGGCCAGTGTGCTGGGCCTGGACAGCATTCGCTCCGGACTGTTGCTGTTGGCGTTGCTGGACCGTGACGAGCGTCGCAGCCTGCTGCTCAACAGCGCCTCGTCATTGCTGCGCATTCCCCGGGACGCCCTGCGCGCACATTTATTGGAATGGACCGAGAGCTCCCGCGAACATGTCGCTGGCGTGCGTGCGGTCAAACCCGGTGAAGCGCCGCAAAAGCAGGACCCAGTACTCGACCAATACACCCAGGACTTGACCGCCGACGCCCGGGCCGGACGCATCGACCCCATCGTCGGTCGCGACGGGGAGATTCGCCAGTGCATCGATATCCTGCTCCGGCGCCGGCAGAACAACCCAATCCTGGTGGGCGCGCCGGGGGTCGGCAAGACCGCCGTGGTGGAAGGCCTGGCCCTGCGCATTGCCGCCGGGGATGTGCCGCCGTCTTTGCAGGAAGTCACCCTGCGCGTGCTCGATCTCGGCTTGTTGCAGGCCGGCGCGGGGGTCAAAGGCGAGTTCGAACAGCGCCTCAAAGGCGTGATCGACGCGGTCCGCAGCGCCGAAAAACCGATCATTCTATTCATCGACGAAGCCCACACCCTGATCGGCGCCGGCGGCGCAGAGGGCGGCAGTGACGCCGCCAATCTGCTCAAACCGGCCCTGGCCCGGGGCGAGCTGCGCACCCTGGCCGCCACCACCTGGCTTGAGTACAAAAAATATTTCGAGAAAGACCCGGCCCTGGCCCGGCGCTTCCAGTTGGTGCAAGTCGAAGAACCGGACGAACTCACCGCCGTGGAAATGCTCCGTGGCGTGGCAACCAAACTGGAACAGCACCACGGTGTGCAGGTGCTGGACGCGGCCATCCACGAAGCGGTGAAACTGTCCCACCGCTACATCTCCGGACGCCAGCTGCCGGACAAAGCCATCAGCGTCCTCGACACCGCCTGCGCCCGGGTCGCCCTCGGCCAGCACGATGTACCGCCCCCCCTGGAAAGCCTGCGCCACCGCCAGAACAGTCTCAAGGACGAAGTCGAACGCCTGCGCCGGGAACAGGCCACCGGCCTGGACCATCGCGAACGCATCACCCTGCTGGAAAGCGAATCGACCAACAACGTGCAGGCCATTCGCGAGCTGGAAACCCGCTGGGGCGAAGAGCGCGAAGCGGTGCGCGAACTGCTCGACACAAGGCGCGAACTGCTGGCCTTGAGCGAACGCGCCGACAGTGAAAAACCCGACACCGAGATCGATAACCGCATCGACCACCTGGCCGCCGAATTGTTGCGCCTGGAGGCCGGCCTCGATGCCATTCGCCAGGACGATCCGCTGGTGCCGGAACAGGTGGACAGCAAGACCGTCGCCGCCGTGATCGCCGGTTGGACCGGCATCCCGGTCGGCAAGATGCTCGCCGACGAAGCCCACGCCGTGCGCACCCTCGGCCAGCGCATGGGCCAGCGAGTCATGGGCCAAAGCACGGCGCTGAACACCATCGCCCAACGTCTGCAAGCCTACCGCGCCGGCCTCACCGACCCGCAGAAACCGGTCGGGGTGTTCCTGCTGGTGGGCCCCACCGGCGTGGGCAAGACAGAGACCGCCTACGCCCTGGCCGACGCCTTGTATGGCGGCGAACGCAACCTGATCAGCATCAACCTTTCCGAATATCAGGAGGCCCACACCGTCAGCCAACTCAAGGGCGCTCCACCCGGCTACGTCGGCTACGGCAGCGGCGGCGTGCTCACCGAAGCGGTGCGGCGCAAACCCTATTCGGTGGTGCTGCTGGATGAAATCGAAAAGGCCCACCCGGATGTGCTCGAGGCGTTTTACAACGTCTTCGACAAAGGCCTGATGGAAGACGGCACCGGCCTGGTGGTGGACTTCAAGAACACCGTGATGCTCGCCACCAGCAACGTCGGCGCCGAACTGCTGCTGGACACACCCCCCGCGCAACTGGGCACTGATGCCTTCAACGAAGCCTTGCACAAGGTCCTGCTGCAAGCGTTTCGCCCGGCGTTCCTGGCGCGCATGACGGTGGTGGCGTATCGACCGCTGGATGAGGCGACGCTGGAGGGGATTGTGCTGGCGAAACTGGAGAAATTACGTGGCCGCTACAAGGCCGCGACCGGTAAGCAATTCGAGTTTGATGCCGGGATCGTCAAGGCCGTGTTGGCCAAATGCAGCGCGGCTGGAGCACGGGATGTCGAAAATGTGTTGATGACGCAGGTGACCGGGAAGTTGGCGGAGTGGGTGTTGGAGTAA
- the tssI gene encoding type VI secretion system tip protein TssI/VgrG: MPRSTDSNTTLSLTAASLSALYPDSLSGEESLNALGSHILNGINDGASLTLTTAVASHVTTTLHKDALLRPMDFLVAEVRQLPADATAERYQLLLRPWLWWLSLASNNRVFQNLATSDIVTTIFKAHGFTDFQLKLTGSYTPREYCVQYGETDLAFVSRLMEEDGIFWFFAHAEGTHTLVLADSNDAFAPIPNGPTVNYLGQNIGGRELHGIRAGHVCLQAVAGVYQATDYEFTTPTTSLYSQAEAVAGPSSMYEHPGGYTVKAQGDALTKQRVDGLRSLEKRFVGESDCRWLVPGYWFTLAGHEDTTLNIDWLVTSVSHEASHDSYRNRFEAIPKATAYRPARITPKPRMHTQTALVVGKAGEEIWTDEYGRIKLQFPWDRTGKNDETSSCWVRVVLPWSGKGFGMQFVPRIGQEVIVTFIDGDPDRPLVTGCVYNGDNALPYALPANQTQSGIKTNSSKGSGGFNELRFEDKKDAEEVFLQAQKDFNINVLNDTTATVGHDETLTVQNARTRTVKEGDETITLEKGKRSVTLQTGSDSLDVKDTRTVTVGSDQNHSTGGNFTHKVTGNYDLTVDGNLTIKVSGTLTLQSGGSFAIKSGADLAAQASTSISQKAGTALSNQAGTSLENKAGTTLTNDAGISLVNKAAAEQTVDGGGMLTIKGGLVKVN; encoded by the coding sequence ATGCCCCGCTCCACCGACAGCAACACCACCCTCTCCCTCACCGCCGCCTCGCTGTCGGCGCTGTACCCTGATTCGCTGTCCGGCGAAGAAAGCCTCAATGCATTGGGCTCGCACATCCTCAACGGTATCAACGACGGCGCTTCGTTGACCCTCACCACTGCCGTCGCCAGCCACGTCACCACGACGCTGCACAAGGATGCCCTGCTGCGCCCCATGGATTTTCTGGTGGCCGAAGTCCGCCAGCTCCCTGCCGATGCCACCGCCGAGCGTTATCAACTCTTGTTGCGGCCATGGCTGTGGTGGCTGAGCCTTGCCAGCAACAACCGGGTGTTCCAGAACCTCGCCACGTCGGACATCGTCACCACGATTTTCAAGGCCCATGGTTTCACCGACTTCCAGCTCAAACTCACCGGCAGCTACACCCCGCGCGAATACTGCGTGCAATACGGCGAGACTGATCTGGCGTTCGTCTCGCGTCTGATGGAAGAGGACGGGATCTTCTGGTTCTTCGCCCATGCAGAAGGCACGCACACCCTGGTACTGGCCGACAGCAACGACGCCTTCGCGCCCATTCCCAATGGGCCGACAGTGAATTATCTCGGGCAAAACATCGGCGGGCGGGAACTGCACGGCATTCGCGCCGGGCATGTGTGTCTGCAAGCGGTGGCCGGGGTTTATCAGGCAACCGACTACGAATTCACCACGCCGACGACATCGCTCTACAGCCAGGCCGAAGCCGTGGCCGGGCCGAGTTCGATGTACGAACATCCGGGTGGGTATACCGTCAAGGCTCAAGGCGACGCCTTGACCAAACAGCGGGTGGATGGCTTGCGCAGCCTGGAGAAGCGTTTTGTCGGCGAGAGCGACTGCCGCTGGTTGGTGCCGGGGTATTGGTTCACCCTCGCCGGCCATGAAGACACGACGCTGAATATCGACTGGCTGGTGACCTCGGTCAGCCACGAAGCCAGCCATGACAGTTATCGCAACCGCTTCGAAGCGATCCCCAAGGCCACCGCTTATCGACCGGCCCGCATCACGCCAAAACCACGCATGCACACCCAGACGGCGCTGGTGGTGGGCAAGGCCGGTGAAGAAATCTGGACCGACGAGTACGGGCGGATCAAGTTGCAGTTTCCCTGGGACCGCACCGGCAAGAACGACGAAACCTCGTCCTGCTGGGTGCGCGTTGTGTTGCCCTGGAGTGGCAAAGGTTTTGGCATGCAGTTCGTGCCGCGTATCGGCCAGGAAGTGATCGTGACCTTCATTGACGGCGACCCGGACCGGCCTCTGGTGACCGGTTGCGTCTATAACGGCGACAACGCCCTGCCCTACGCGTTGCCGGCGAACCAGACCCAGTCCGGGATCAAGACCAATTCATCCAAGGGCAGCGGCGGTTTCAATGAGCTGCGTTTCGAAGACAAGAAGGATGCCGAGGAGGTGTTTCTCCAGGCCCAGAAGGACTTCAACATCAACGTGCTCAACGACACCACCGCCACCGTCGGCCATGACGAAACCCTCACGGTGCAAAACGCTCGCACCCGCACGGTCAAGGAAGGCGACGAGACCATCACCCTGGAGAAGGGCAAACGCAGCGTGACCCTCCAGACCGGCAGCGACAGCCTTGATGTGAAAGACACCCGCACCGTCACCGTGGGCTCGGACCAGAACCACAGCACAGGCGGCAACTTCACGCACAAAGTCACCGGCAACTACGACTTGACGGTGGACGGCAACCTGACCATCAAGGTCAGCGGCACCCTGACCCTGCAAAGCGGCGGCAGTTTCGCGATCAAGAGCGGCGCGGACCTGGCGGCCCAGGCCAGCACATCGATCAGTCAGAAAGCCGGCACGGCCCTGAGCAACCAGGCCGGTACGTCGCTGGAAAACAAGGCCGGCACCACCCTGACCAACGATGCCGGTATCAGCCTGGTGAACAAGGCCGCCGCCGAACAGACCGTAGACGGCGGCGGCATGCTGACGATCAAGGGCGGCCTGGTGAAGGTCAACTGA
- the tssG gene encoding type VI secretion system baseplate subunit TssG: MATPSRQTPDALNLSQRLRRDPQRFEWLQALLLLEREHPQAEPLGSGTAPHAEALRLRGPLTPLFAASEVESLNQEPGSQPILTTPIFGLGGPDGPLPYAYQEWLQQRARARDHAPAEFLDLFQHRLLSLLYKVMRKHRIALGFTAPGASAVHAQLRALTGLLPKALQERQAAPDSAVLACTALYADGRRSLAGFAAIVREQFGLPVELTAYEGGWREIPSASRSRLQPGGRNLRLGRSAVAGTRVWDEHAGVRLTLGPLSVAQAHGLLPNGETHPLLASLYALYFGPDLDCTLVLLIRGAWPLQLGHQAPPRLNWNGGLQRQPSLAVQRIVTRLRQPEIA; this comes from the coding sequence ATGGCAACCCCAAGCCGGCAAACCCCTGACGCTCTGAACCTGAGCCAACGGCTGCGGCGTGACCCACAACGCTTCGAATGGCTCCAGGCCTTATTGCTGCTGGAGCGCGAACATCCCCAGGCCGAACCCTTGGGCAGCGGCACCGCGCCGCACGCCGAAGCCTTGCGCCTGCGCGGGCCGTTGACGCCGCTGTTCGCCGCCAGTGAAGTCGAAAGCCTTAACCAGGAACCCGGTTCGCAACCGATCCTGACCACGCCGATCTTTGGCCTCGGCGGCCCCGACGGTCCCCTGCCCTACGCTTATCAGGAATGGCTGCAACAACGGGCGCGGGCGCGGGATCATGCGCCGGCGGAATTTCTCGACCTGTTCCAGCATCGCTTGCTCAGCCTGCTCTATAAGGTGATGCGCAAGCATCGCATCGCCCTGGGTTTCACCGCGCCTGGAGCCTCCGCGGTACACGCGCAATTGCGAGCCCTGACCGGCCTGTTGCCCAAGGCCTTGCAGGAGCGCCAGGCCGCGCCCGATTCCGCCGTGCTGGCCTGCACCGCCCTGTACGCCGATGGCCGGCGCTCCCTGGCCGGGTTCGCGGCGATTGTCCGCGAGCAGTTCGGGCTGCCGGTGGAGCTGACGGCTTACGAAGGGGGCTGGCGGGAAATTCCGTCCGCCAGTCGCAGCCGCTTGCAGCCGGGCGGCCGTAACCTGCGCCTGGGTCGCAGCGCCGTGGCCGGTACCCGGGTCTGGGACGAACATGCCGGTGTGCGCCTGACCCTCGGCCCGCTGAGCGTTGCCCAGGCCCATGGTTTGCTGCCCAACGGCGAGACCCATCCGCTACTCGCCAGCCTGTATGCCTTGTATTTCGGCCCAGACCTGGATTGCACCCTGGTATTGCTGATCCGTGGCGCCTGGCCTCTGCAACTGGGCCACCAAGCGCCGCCACGGTTGAACTGGAACGGCGGTCTGCAACGCCAGCCGAGCCTGGCCGTGCAACGGATCGTCACCCGCCTTCGTCAGCCGGAGATCGCCTGA
- a CDS encoding toxin-antitoxin system YwqK family antitoxin — protein sequence MASKRLDLERDDSRLSGQLVDGRLDGALQIEEAQRPQAKLNYSQGELQGTSTLYHPNGRVSAVLPFVKGKLQGVASFYAAEGGLQRQASYRHGLLHGEANNYFPDGQLAEAEFYRDGVRDGRYRRLHANGNPAVEARYLNGQLLEPAHAYAQDGRPLDADGKPISRVRWWFRRWNDPAQA from the coding sequence ATGGCCTCGAAAAGACTGGACCTGGAGCGTGACGACAGCCGGCTGAGCGGGCAATTGGTCGATGGCCGGCTCGACGGCGCGTTGCAGATTGAAGAAGCACAACGACCGCAGGCAAAACTCAACTACAGCCAGGGTGAACTGCAAGGCACCAGCACCCTGTATCACCCCAATGGAAGGGTCTCGGCGGTGTTGCCCTTCGTGAAAGGCAAGTTGCAGGGTGTGGCGAGCTTTTACGCGGCTGAAGGCGGATTGCAGCGCCAGGCCTCTTACCGCCATGGCTTGTTGCACGGTGAGGCGAACAATTACTTCCCCGACGGGCAACTGGCCGAAGCCGAGTTCTATCGCGACGGCGTGCGCGACGGTCGCTATCGCCGCCTGCACGCCAATGGCAACCCCGCCGTCGAGGCCCGCTACCTCAATGGCCAACTGCTGGAACCGGCCCACGCCTACGCCCAGGACGGCCGCCCGCTGGATGCCGACGGCAAGCCGATCTCCCGGGTGCGCTGGTGGTTCAGGCGCTGGAATGATCCGGCGCAGGCATAA